One part of the Athene noctua chromosome Z, bAthNoc1.hap1.1, whole genome shotgun sequence genome encodes these proteins:
- the THAP1 gene encoding THAP domain-containing protein 1, with the protein MVQSCSAYRCRNRYDKEKPISFHKFPLTRPDLCKKWEAAVKRKNFKPTKYSSICSEHFTPDCFKRECNNKLLKENAVPTIFCYTEPSEKPEEFAEQPEDPLPPPPLPPPPPPPPPAPVLPPSPSTPSFHLSQIDARFVDPSIGLLMPPLQTPSNLAVFCDHNYTVEDTVHQRKRIQQLEEQVEKLRKKLKTAQQRCRRQERQIEKLREIVQFQKEKDILAGKGYVILPNDYIEVVEVPA; encoded by the exons ATGgtgcagtcctgctctgcctACCGCTGCCGGAACCGATACGACAAAGAGAAGCCCATCTCCTTCCACAA GTTTCCTCTTACACGACCCGATCTTTGCAAGAAATGGGAAGCTGCTGTTAAAAGGAAAAACTTCAAGCCGACCAAGTATAGCAGCATTTGCTCAGAACACTTTACTCCCGATTGCTTTAAAAGGGAATGCAACAACaagcttttgaaagaaaatgccGTGCCCACAATATTTTGTTATACTGAACCCAGTGAAAAG cCTGAAGAATTTGCAGAACAGCCAGAAGATCCACTACCACCTCCTCCattgccaccaccaccaccaccaccaccaccagctccAGTACTACCACCATCTCCATCAACTCCTTCTTTTCATTTGTCTCAAATAGATGCCAGATTTGTAGATCCAAGTATTGGATTATTGATGCCTCCTCTCCAGACCCCTAGCAATCTTGCTGTTTTTTGTGATCACAACTATACCGTAGAGGATACAGTTCATCAGCGAAAAAGAATTCAGCAGCTGGAGGAACAAGTTGAAAAACTACGGAAGAAGCTCAAGACAGCGCAACAGCGATGTCGGCGTCAGGAAAGACAAATTGAAAAACTGAGAGAGATTgttcagtttcagaaagaaaaagacatattggCAGGAAAAGGCTATGTAATTCTGCCCAATGACTATATTGAAGTTGTAGAAGTACCTGCCTAG
- the LOC141973352 gene encoding transcription factor Jun-like has translation MSGGRSGRSAVKMEAPFYPEEGLELLPDFVPLPGFGTAGGPAADAAAAATGQKLLLAAGKKRDQAAAAPAPLPGPFALRPPAGARGSAAALRLLPPPPAAAAAPPPPPGSVEPAGGGSGAAVAARGGPEAALGSAAELPLLKLPPAADLEQLLIQGGAGLGSGSPGPAAPGAGNGGAAAAGPFLYRQPVTQEQEGFADGFVKALADLHKQNQLLAAPPPPLSTPGPCCTARAGPPGAPAAADPPAVYTNLSGFNPAGPLSPSGSAYPAASAPPPPGLAFGAAGLGGGRLPPARPLEEPQTVPEVPPSAGGEGGSSAPTPPSLSPLDAESQERLKAERKRLRNRIAASKCRRRKLERIARLEEKVKALKGQNAELAATANLLRAQVTQLQGRVRSHLSSGCHINTTGHPPSAAAVQPREAPPEAAAAPETSAC, from the coding sequence ATGAGCGGCGGGCGTAGCGGGCGATCCGCCGTGAAGATGGAGGCGCCGTTTTACCCCGAGGAAGGACTGGAGCTGCTGCCCGACTTCGTGCCGCTGCCGGGTTTCGGTACCGCAGGCGGACCCGCAGCCGATGCGGCGGCAGCAGCGACggggcagaagctgctgctggcCGCCGGGAAGAAGCGGGACCaggcggccgccgcccccgcgccgctGCCGGGGCCCTTCGCCCTTcgcccgcccgccggcgcccGCGGCAGCGCGGCGGCTCTGCGcttgctgccgccgccgccggccgccgccgccgccccgccgccgccgcccggctccgtggagccggcgggcggcggcagcggggcggcggtggcggcccGCGGCGGCCCGGAGGCCGCGCTGGGCTCGGCCGCGGAGCTGCCGCTGCTGAAACTGCCGCCAGCCGCCGACCTGGAGCAGTTGCTGATCcaggggggcgcggggctggggtccggcagcccggggccggcggcaCCCGGGGCGGGGAAtggcggggcagcggcggcggggccgtttCTCTACCGGCAGCCGGTGACGCAGGAGCAGGAGGGTTTCGCCGACGGTTTCGTTAAGGCCCTGGCCGACCTGCACAAGCAAAACCAGCTcctggcggcgccgccgccgccgctctccaCGCCGGGACCTTGCTGCACCGCTCGCGCGGGGCCGCcgggagcccccgccgccgccgaccCGCCGGCCGTCTACACCAACTTGAGCGGCTTCAACCCCGCGGGGCCGCTGAGCCCTTCAGGCAGCGCCTACCCTGCCGcctccgcccccccgccgccgggcctgGCCTTCGGGGCGGCGGGCCTGGGGGGCGGTCGGCTGCCGCCGGCGCGGCCCCTGGAGGAACCGCAGACGGTGCCCGAGGTGCCGCCGtcggcgggcggggagggcggcAGCAGCGCGCCGACGCCGCCGTCGCTGTCGCCGCTGGACGCGGAGAGCCAGGAGCGGCTGAAGGCGGAGCGCAAGCGGCTGCGGAACCGCATCGCCGCCTCCAAGTGCCGCCGGCGGAAGCTGGAGCGCATCGCTCGGCTGGAGGAGAAGGTGAAGGCGCTCAAGGGGCAGAACGCAGAGCTGGCCGCCACCGCCAACCTCCTCCGCGCCCAGGTCACCCAGCTGCAGGGCCGCGTCCGCAGCCACCTGTCCTCCGGCTGCCACATCAACACCACCGGGCATCCGCCGTCCGCCGCCGCCGTCCAGCCCCGGGAGGCACCCCCCgaggcggccgccgcgccggagACCAGCGCCTGCTGA